A single Nomascus leucogenys isolate Asia chromosome 14, Asia_NLE_v1, whole genome shotgun sequence DNA region contains:
- the CD7 gene encoding T-cell antigen CD7, which translates to MARPPRLLLLPLLLALARGLPGALAAQEVQQSPHCTTIPVGGSVNITCSTSGGLHGIYLKQFGPQPQDIIYYEDGVMPTTDKRFRGRIDFSGSQDNLTITVHRLQLSDTGTYTCQAITEVNVYGSGTLVLVTEEQSQGLHRCSDALLRASALPALPTASALPDPPTASALPDPPTASALPAALVVISFLLGLGLGVACVLARTQMKKLCSWRDKNSAACVVYEDMSHSRCNTLSSPNQYQ; encoded by the exons ATGGCCAGGCCCCCGAGGCTCCTGCTGCTGCCCCTCCTTCTGGCGCTGGCTCGTGGCCTGCCTGGGGCCCTGGCTGCACAAG AGGTGCAGCAGTCTCCCCACTGCACGACCATCCCCGTGGGAGGCTCCGTCAACATCACCTGCTCCACCAGCGGGGGCCTGCACGGGATCTACCTGAAGCAGTTCGGGCCACAGCCCCAAGACATCATTTACTACGAGGATGGGGTGATGCCCACTACGGACAAACGGTTCCGAGGCCGCATCGACTTCTCAGGGTCCCAGGACAACCTGACTATCACCGTGCACCGCCTGCAGCTGTCGGACACTGGCACCTACACCTGCCAGGCCATCACCGAGGTCAACGTCTACGGCTCCGGCACCCTGGTCCTGGTGACAG AGGAACAGTCCCAAGGATTGCACAGATGCTCGGATGCCCTGCTGAGagcctctgccctccctgccctgccaacagcctctgccctccctgACCCGCCGacagcctctgccctccctgACCCGCCGacagcctctgccctccctgcGGCTCTGGTGGTGATCTCCTTCCTCCTCGGGCTGGGCCTGGGGGTGGCGTGTGTGCTGGCGAGGACACAG atgaagaaactgtgctCGTGGCGGGATAAGAATTCGGCGGCGTGTGTGGTGTACGAGGACATGTCGCACAGCCGCTGCAACACGCTGTCCTCCCCCAACCAGTACCAGTGA